The Apostichopus japonicus isolate 1M-3 chromosome 3, ASM3797524v1, whole genome shotgun sequence region AACACGTGTCAAACTTCTAATATTCGTAACTGAAATATCGGAACGTAGGAACTGAATACAAATTTCTATAAGGATATATAGAATATATTCTATAAGCATTTGATCGGGGGCCTCACGCCTTAATCCTCCAAGGGAATTAAAAGGGGGCCTCCCGCACCAATCCTCCGAAGGATTTGATCGGGGGCCTCCCACCCTATATGCGGATGCCGAACAAACCAAGCCATGGACACCAGACCAGACCGGCCAAACACCATTCCAGTGGTCCAAAACAGAACAAGAAGGCCACGATTAAGCTGCAAGTCTCGCCACAAGTACAAAACGCCATACATCCGTCCTTCTGTCCATGGCAACAAATCAatttttcatgatttatttacaTACTGATTTCTAAAATTATCTCACAGGGACTGTTTGGGGATCTTTTTGAACAAAGCGGTAGCAGTCCCGATATGCAACAGTTGGAGGACTATAAAACTATAATGGTATGATTGAAACTGATAATACAATTTCTTTTATCAAAACCGtttattttccaaaaaattTGGTATATTTTGATTGATATAAAGTTTAGATTTCAAAATCATCTGATGTGACTCAATTTATGGACTATACATGAAATGTATTCgttttttgaaaatatattttgtgttgatATATTTGGTGCAGCTGTGAGACGACTCTaataaatgtattgttttattagtattattactaTATTGATGCATGGCCATAGTTGGCCATattatatacatttacataacGCACATTATTGTACAATAGCTCATTCGAAGATATCAGAGTATCctttattatcaatattattattattattattattattattattattattattattattattattattattattattattattattattattattattattattattattattattattattattattattattattattattattattattattattattattattattattattattatacatatatagtaacacTGAAGTATCAAGCATGGCAATTGCTGTTGTTACATgaagaaatatatcaatatatatttaagctGTTATGAACAGAAAGGACAGTCGATTATGCATACGCAGGCCGACTGTAAAGAAGCACACTTCAAATCGCAAGAACGCTTGTAAATCAAGGATGAAAATCTCAATCTACAGAGGGAAAGCAATTGCTTTAACCGTGGAGAATAATGAACTATACGTACTTAGGTACACTGTATACTATTTAAGGGTTACAAAACTAGGACAATGAAAACATAGTCTACGCTGTGCTATTGTACGCAGGGGATAGGAGCCGGGGGGACACTAGGGGCACgtgctctcccccccccccactttttctaaaatagcaaatatACCCTGTagactggcaaataaaatgtgtccctttgatgaagaactgtcttttggatatcttaagcctttgttaattttaatatttcattttaaattatttctttttagtctgtacatgctatattttttatattttttttttgtagcacggttaacaataaacaatcaaaataaataaaaaatcaatgttgcagcgcaccattatagtattgatagcatactaacacatcatatataaatttaagtgatatggccggtgtgtatcggtttatagcataaccagtggtggttgtggaatgagaaagtgctcctctgatgttgtgcccctcagtgcactttttggaagcttcctaaaACCCTGTTCGTACACATCACAAAGATCGCAGTTCTAAAGCCCTGGAAGGATCATTGATTACCATTTCAAGCCACTTAATGTTAACATAAAGCTTTTAATAACATGTTCTGCTCTTGCAAGCCATCATGTCATATTTATAGGTCACTTTTGAATATGGAACTCCCTCCCGGGTTAAAATTAGGTTTTTAGATTCTATTTTTCAATGCAAGCGCTGTCTTAAAACTTTCCTTTTCTCTAAACTCAATTAGTTTTTGCACATTTAGCACCCGTAAAGCgcattgaacaacttttgttggagcctgcgctatataagactagttattattattattttattttaacagtGTACTTCCACAATGCCTAAGTCTGTAAGTGGGAGCATGAGAACGCACATATACCCACAGATTGGAAATAGTCTTTCTTCTCCCATTTTGTGCAGTCAAAGAAACAAATATCCAGTATTTCCAAATTGGTTAACTACACAGAATCCTTAGTGTTGACGCTTCTTATCTGCACAAGATAAACATTAGTAACTCTCCATTTGTGTAGTTGTTGTAAAGTGAAACCATTGACTATTTATTCTAGGGAATGCacttattttcatgatttttggAATGATATTTGTACACTATGTCTTAAGATTAACTTCGATATTTGTAGCTTACACGTACTTTTCGGGTATACCAGCAAGGCGAACCCACCCGCTTAACATCTTTCTACTGCacgaaattattattattattgtaattgttgttaatattattgttaatattactGTTAATATTATggttattattgttaatattattgttaatattgttgttattattgttattatttttactgttattattattgttgtcggtattgttattgttgtttaatattattgtaattattgtaattatttttattgttattattattattgttgttatgattggtattgttgttattattgttattgttggtGTTATAATGGatgattgttgttattattactgtttttgttattattgtcattattgttattattgttgttattattattattattattgttgttgttattgttgttaatatagttgtggttattattattattattataattattatcattacatgTACAATTTCCTACACCagatatcactatatatatttttttatttcggTGTTCTCTAATTTCAACAGCTAGAATCGATTGATGTTGACAAAGACGGCCGAATATCAATGAGTGAACTTGAAAAGTAAGTCAACTtcacttttgaaaaacaaaacaaaacatatgcaTAGGTTTTAGGGAACTAACATGATCCCATCGTCCCTCAGATCACCTCCCCGCCTCACCCTTACCCCTTACCTCTTACCCCTTACCTCTTACCCCTTACCCCTACCTCCTATACTATCTTCAGACTGACAAGGCTATACTTTGCTTTGTGTCAAACTGATTCACTTTTTATAATGCTGTCTTTTTCTTACGTTCAACAGTATATTGCCAGTAGAAGATAATTTTCTGAAGAAGTTCGAGGTTAGTAAAATATCTGTTTGATAGAACGATGTATTTCTTCGTCAAGGGTATCGAATGGAACGACcgagggacggggggggggggctgtgttAAGTTAGAAGGACACCGGCCCAGTCCGGATCTAGCGTGGCAAATAATTCAGAAGCAATATGTGCTCTTTTACCGTGACTTACGGATGCTCCAAGTTAGACGCAAAACACACAACACTGTTGCGATAACGAAAAACATATATAACTGTCTTGAAATGGgtgaggggggaagggggcgggTGTGCGTTCATGATCCAGCCTTACTACTGTAGAAGGTAACTGTGACATCACTGACTCGTACGAGTGAGGGCAGAAATCTTGTTATCAGTGGTTTGTGGTATAGTCAAACTTTAGCACCCTGTTGAGAACAAAGTTTCTGTACTTAAGTGGCGCAAGGCAACTTCAAAGTACAAGGGGTCCCCAACCTTTTACTTTTTGACCTACTTGGGTATAGTGTAGTTAGCTTACActgatataacattaatatatatttaaagccGTTGAAAGTGGATAATCGTAGCCGGTATATTCAATGACATGTGACAAAGAGATGAGGGTTCATGGCAGCTCTCCGTTTTAGCTGGAAGAATTTAAAGGGCATTCCGTAAAGCAAAGATATATTCTAAGTaggttttcattcatttcatttcattcatatatatatatatatatatatatacatatatatatatatatatatatatatatatatatatatatatatatatatatatatgggatatatatatgggatatatatatgggatatatatgggatgggatgggatgtaTGTTTGGATGGATTCTTAGTATCATCATATTTAGAAAGACTTATGCCATATCTTCAAAACAACCATCAACGATGATTTAAATATGCTCATTTGATAAATTCTCACTGATACATTTCCCAGTTTCAGAACACAATGACCAAGGAACAATTTGATGCAATTGTGGCGCACTACGATCACGTATGTGTACATCTCTATCATACATGTCTTTGTTAATATAGAATTTCGCACAGAACTAGCCACAGTAGTTTGATTTATCGTTGTAGCGTATGTATGTTGATATGGAACGATTGTTGTTTACGGACTTTCCaattaaaagtgatattctgATGTTGATTTAGTATTTTATATTAACTTTTTGATCCATTTTTAAACAGACACGTCACATATATTTGATATCGTGTACATGAATAATCATGAAAGctttgaaatattcaaaaataCATAATGAATTATGCAATTTTTTTCGTCTGGGCTTGGATATGTCTGATCataaaatttgaagaagaaaagaaaatgtgtcTTGACAAGGAAGGATGGCGAAGCCAAGTCGATTCATAACTGCAATTGATTGTGATCGGGCAGTGTCAGCCTTCTTAAACTTCGGCACCAAACTCTAGTTTCGTTTATGGTCAGTCTTGGTCTATACCCTGTTTGACCCGGATCAAACATGACAATACTACCGTAGGGATTTGGTTCGAAGTCCGTTCTGACCCACTGTCATTAGGGCCTTACAGTACTATCATATTAATTTGCAAAATTTCCTTTTACTAGTATCTTTGGTGTTCTTACTCTTTCTCTTTCTAGGACAAAAGCGGATATCTCGAGAAAGTAGAATTCGATGCATTTTTGCATGATTTGTGGAAACTTGGCGACTCGGTAAGAGTAATAGGAAATGGCTgtgggtggaggaggagggCGGGGGGGTGGTGGTTGTGAATGACGGTTTTGGTTGTGGGGGGAATGTATTGGACCTCATGCAATCTTATGTGGGCATCATGTGAAGTAGGGATGAGTAATAAATGATCTGCACATTTGAAGAGGAGGACACCCCGTCCTGTCACCTCCACTGCTTCTCTATGTTATAACTATTTACTTGGACCTCCAAGTCCCGTGaccgtgtaggcctatatgtattactTATGGTTCTATTTAGGGTACTTATGCATCTATGGGAAAAGTTCAAGATTCTTATTTAAGGTACCACACCGTACTAACTTTATACTCGTATGTAATACTCGTCAATGGTACTCGTTTAAATACACTCGTAAGTCTGCATATAGGTACTCATTTCATGTTACTCGTTTGTTGAAGGCAACATTTGTAACACTCACATGCTCATCATATGTATAATGTCATCGTTTTTAAGGTACCCGTTGAGCGGGAACTCGTTTAAACGGACTCGTTAAAGGTACTCGCTAGATTCGTTAAACTCTACGATTTCTCTTCTTGTCAGCGTTCCAAACCAAAGGAAGGACTAGCCGAGGAAATCTGTTTGATCCTCTGCattgaaaaagataaaaaaattcCAGTCGGACACCTTGCTCCACTGTTCCTCAAAAAGTAATGGACGATTCGAAATGGTAATAGCTTAGAGGCGATGGATTCGGTAACTAACCAACTGAGAAGATCCTTCTCTCAACAATATAGTTTTTGAAAATTCCAAGTTTTGAATAATTAATCATTTCCATAAAATAAGGGCCAAATATAACTTTCAATATCTTGGCATTGTCTTTATCTCTTTTTGTTGGTGAGATTTGGTGTAAGTAATATCTCGTAGAAGAAATTGTACTAGTTCATGCTATGTTCTGTTCAATAATCAAGATATTTGGTAAAGGTTTGTTTATAACTTCAATGTCTCGAAATAAAGAAATGATTTTAAGGTGGCAGTATTTTTTCTCtattgttttcttcaattatatttgagattttttttatgtctAATGGTTGAATTTGGACAATATTGATCATTAATGAATTAGCATCTTTTGGGATAATTCAGATAATTGTTAATAACATTGTAATGTATTCGACAATAATATCtggttatgaaatagtaatactgccCTCTTTGAGGTTCCTGGAACACTCCATCGAGAGACCGTACAGGCCCTTTAAAATATTTATCTGGGTCGAGGATTCAGTTTGCCCAtgagaagttttaactatcttattgaatcatgttacagggccttttcccccAAATAGTTCCGATGTATCTGTGGAACTTTCGAGAAGGCTCTTCTCACGTGGTATTGGGTAATTTCCATAAAAAgggtggacttccaaactcccaaccaatcagggcaaaTCAGTGCTTTATGCACtgatttttatatcgttagTTAATGCAGGATGGGCAGGTTATCAGCTGCCTTCTGACTATGCGCAGTGGGATTTTCGGTGGAGTGTTTTATAAAAGCGGCATGGTCCCTCAAGTTCGTGACTTCGAGTTGCGTAATTGACGAAGTCAGATCATTGTACTTTTGTTCTTATTTTGCCGGCAAACtaatcattttatttaattagagaagagaatcgacagaaaagaaattataccgaatcactaatcaaatcctatcttgtCAACTTGTTTTTGTGAGAACTGTCAGTGTTTTTCTCTATCGCCCGTTCGAGAcgtctcctgaagaagcgtaaaatacggcatcaagataacccCAGTACATCTCTCTCGCGAGTCCCTTTATAACATTACATGCCGAAGTCGTGGGCTCgttataatattacaatatgttGTATCAAGTTGTCTTGAGTAaagaatcttttttttttttgtaaaagaaCCTACTAGTTCAACTATACAATGCTCAGATCGAACATAATATAAAAGTTGTCATAAATTAATCGGGTTAAAGAAAATACACTTTTAATAAAACAGTATTACGGTATACCCACTACTATCCTACCCATTAAACAACCTTAGACAAAGCTGCTATACGCTACTGATCTGCTTGCCTCAAAGTCATCAATATCATCATAGGCGCAGGAACCCAAtttgcttggggggggggggggggattgggctgtaacgacttgcccgacaGAGCCGTATCTTttgcccgaaaatataaccaaaattttcgcgTGTGGAGGTGTggatccgggggggggggggggttaaatccCCCTTGAGTTAcctgaattaaaaaaaaccttctttTGTACGCACTGCCCTCCTAGTTCGCAGGATCCACACAGAGCCTGTATAGATCTACTCTGGATCGAGTTGAAGATTGTAATTTGAGTGATTTGACCCAGGGAcacaccctccccttagaccttTCCACTAGGACGGCCATCGCTAATCGCCTAAGCATCAACAAACTTGCAAATTTTACCATTCCAGTCATTTCAATTTTGCTGAGAGTGAACACGAAAACTCCACTTAAATATCATTAGGGGTTCTGTTTCCCAGTGTCCTTGCAATTATGACTGTGGGGGGTTTAGACAACATCTTTAAACTGCAATAATTTGCACTGCTTTCAACGAAATCTCATCTCCAACTAATTATCTTCACAATAGCACAATGGATAACTTAACTCTCATGTACGAAATGCTTACAATATCTTtgatggtggcatactcctattagagtctactCTATGTCAATCCGCCTGGAtattctccttcaggaaaagtgccaaaaatgCAGAAGGattgttttgatatgttatattaGGCATTCATGTCGAAGAACATGAATGTAAGTACACGTGGTGCAAACATTGGGTCAAATAGACCCCTTTCGCCTCCTAGGAGCAGCCTACGAAAatagtttactactgagtgaagaggtttgtttacaagtgacgaaaactccAGGCtctgaaagcaaaaaaaaaaaaactacatggtcattgattgattgacaattgatagtgccatgtaaggccaacttgtcagctatccagtgatgggtagcgtttagctagtgagaacctctatctagacttagagaccacattacttttatgatttagtATGTAAGTCAATAGAGGTATGCTACCTGATAAATCACAACGCGTAGGAAAgggatattttctttcaaaagtaTGTTCCATGAACTTACGCTCCAATGAtatccataggcgtaggaggtgggggagggggattggggctGCTGCCccaagccccctcccccaccgatAATATCCGACCTAATATCCGATGCATGActatatcaggggcggatccagaaTTTTGCCAAGGAAGGGGTTTGATCAGGtgtgtatccaggattttctaaacTTGGTGGCGCACATTtaggcggagcgccaccatcagttggcgcggagcgaacgagaaaattttggttttgataccccccagatcaccggaattGGCACTTCCAGAGCATGTGAATGACCAACCCGATGTAcactttggcctgagaaccaagtatttcacaatagttttgttttcatccataagctttttgaagattgtcacccatcccacatcatgttcgacctcatcgcatctcccgtggatcattgcttttgcaGGTGATTCTATGTCGCGGCCTACAATACCCGTCAGTTCCACtattcaaggttttaagcctatTATTTGTTCAGAGTATTTAAGTTCACATTTCTCGTTATATTTACTTCAAAAcctacccataatgttgcacaatcATCTGTGGACAACcgatcagggacgtagctaggATCAGATGATTAGGGGGTGAAGAAACTCCAAAATTCCAACTGAATAGATTTTTCCAACTGAGTGTAGGTGTGTCTGGAGGGGGCCTAGAGGGATTCACAactttgttgggggggggggtataaatCAGGGGTGTTCACTTTCTAAACGTTGTCTAGCATCTGTGCATGAGTGGGCAGTAGAAAACATAATAGATTATAACGTTGCAGACAGTTTGACATCAAAGCAGGACCCCATCATTTGTTGGCCGGGAACTACTTTGCGAAAAAACAGGCCAGCATATAACACTTACCAGCAGAAATAACACTTCCTCGCCGTGTAGATAAGTCGGGTTCCGTGTACACTCtcatcaaaattaaaatgacGGTAGTAACTATAAggcgaagcgccaccatcggttggcgcggagcgcaggAAATTTTACAAATGGCAACCCAATAGCAGCCAAAATGGCAGCATGAGTGCCTCTGCAGAGACCCTCAACAGTCATAATTGAAAGGACACTGGGCAACAGAACCCCTAATGATATTTAAGTGGAGTTTTCGTGTTCACTCTTAGCAAAATTGAAATGACTGGAATGGTAAAATTTGCAAGCTTTTCTGTTGATGCTTAGGCGATTAGTGATGGCCGTCCTAGTGGAaaggtctaaggggagggtgtgTCCCTGGGTCAAATCACTCAAATTACAATCTTCGACTCGATCCAGAGTAGATCTATACAGGCTCTGTGTGGATCCTGCGAACTAGGAGGGCACCACgtacaaaagttttttttttttaattcaggtAACTCAAAACCccaaaccaccccccccccccctccccggatCCGCACctgtatataatatgtacaccaacatgttgaacgcgcacccagcgcgcgaaaattttggttatattttcgggcaaAAGAGCCGGTTATACAGCTCtgtcgggcaagtcgttacagcccccaacccccccccccccccaatcaaattgggttcctacgcctatgatgaTATTGATGACTTTGAGTCAAGCAGAACACAAGCATATAGTTTTGTATAATGTTGTTAATGTGTAGGATGGCAATGGGTACCACGATACAGTaatattaaaattgtattttctttAAGCCGATTAATTTATGACAACTTTTGATATATGCTCGATTTCAACTACAGGTTGCACTGGGCATTGTATTGAACTAGTAGGTTCTTTTACAAAAAACAAGTGAAACTTGAAACTTGACTCTTACTCAAGACaacttgatacaaaatatattattgtCGAATACATTATAATGTTATTAACAATTATCTGAATAATCCCGAAAGATGCCAATTCATTATTGATCAATATTGTCCAAATTCAATCattatacatacaaaaaatctcatatataattgaagaaaacaaaagagaaaaaaatactgCCACCTTAaaatcatttctttattccGAGACATTGAAGTAATAAACAAACCTTTACCAAATATCTTGATTATTGAACAGAACATATGCATGAACTAGTACATTTTTCTTCTACGAGATATTACTTACACCAAATCTCACCAACAAAAAGAGATAAAGACAATGCCAAGATATTGAAAGTTATATTTGGCCcttattttatgaaaatgattaaCTATTTAAAACTTGGAAATTTCAAAAACTATATTGTTGAGAGAAGGATCTTCTCAGTTGGTTAGTTACC contains the following coding sequences:
- the LOC139964371 gene encoding calretinin-like; translation: MDVSCACKVDIPASEFYEIFKKYDADGNGYIDSGELDMLFKDLAESMKSGPSADEMKKMKDEIMAKADTNSDGKLEPAELASILVPKENILLKYQHLDYLKSVDVMKIWNRYDHDKSGFIDQKELVGLFGDLFEQSGSSPDMQQLEDYKTIMLESIDVDKDGRISMSELENILPVEDNFLKKFEFQNTMTKEQFDAIVAHYDHDKSGYLEKVEFDAFLHDLWKLGDSRSKPKEGLAEEICLILCIEKDKKIPVGHLAPLFLKK